One genomic segment of Bacteroides caccae includes these proteins:
- a CDS encoding M60 family metallopeptidase has protein sequence MPVFCGCNDEDENHSIPQLEIAEEFLIQDFDNKKHDIEIPVITNLSKDEWRITSSAPNWCMATKVIDENMVRLYIPASEEPEVREAVVKVVSTVKEYTIKVRQLGYGPAILVTPLTATTLSADGGDVRLKITSNIDYKVNIPEVCDWLNETTVPDTRALSSKEHTFHIDNYAMYGEVRSASIHFDNEKYEGVAAECVIQQKPLEPNTDDVEPGGDVMFKPTGGTASQYQPGQEIEKCWDGLGGNNFYHSPWAAGATKFPVILEFDFDGTHTLDYFVYTPRSTGGGHWGTFDLYYATQDTPEYILLGSYDFKKSTSQTKLAMGKPLAKITKLKVVINTAKDDYVNCEEIEFYEMKSGLSEQEKQLLSVFTDLTCSEVRPEATMQQIQALPGYFINIAMQLKNGTYDTWEKKFRIQEYKPYSTPNNWADKLYMKSYTDLDNPTGIYVNSGDELIVMVGETYGNTISLQAIRSSNLSGDKYMLNEGINKLQMKGDGMLFVMYNTELTSENAKPVKIHIPLTSGTVSGYFDLERDKTDAVYTELLQKATYEYFLIKGNEMLLNFHRTKLLQWQPNSIVEYITMFDHFVNWQYELLGLEDIRPALFNNHVNGSSINDDSYMWAGNGQIGFGINALDEFMPTEKLYTERRCWGPAHEIGHLHQGAIAWTGCFESSNNLFSNYVLYKIGRECSNGAPLSVLADRKLNNRPFCNFLGDPKKEDTEIHMRIYWQLWLYFHRCGIKSDFYPELFKKLRNNRNLNNIPVGERQMLFVKYASDIAQKNLADFFDMWGFMTPVDETIEQYGSNRYTVTNAMIAETREYTSKYPNPQPFYYIEDRKDGDAGLESLGLTGKIGDVGHYTQFKENQKITKTPTYSASGQQVTIINGNEAVAFEIWKDGKRKYFSNFLKFTLPDELPVSQCTIRAVQADGKLITVERSK, from the coding sequence ATGCCAGTCTTCTGTGGATGCAATGATGAAGATGAAAATCATTCTATACCTCAATTGGAAATAGCGGAAGAATTTCTAATACAGGATTTCGATAACAAAAAACATGATATCGAAATACCGGTAATTACCAATTTATCCAAGGATGAATGGCGTATTACATCTTCTGCCCCAAACTGGTGTATGGCGACGAAAGTTATTGACGAAAACATGGTGCGTCTGTATATTCCTGCCAGTGAAGAACCAGAGGTCAGAGAAGCAGTAGTAAAAGTTGTTTCGACAGTCAAAGAATATACTATCAAGGTTCGGCAACTAGGATATGGTCCGGCAATTTTGGTTACTCCGCTTACTGCCACTACATTGTCTGCCGACGGTGGAGATGTGAGACTTAAAATTACATCTAATATAGATTATAAGGTCAATATACCAGAAGTCTGTGATTGGTTGAACGAGACGACTGTTCCTGATACACGTGCCCTGAGTAGTAAAGAACATACTTTCCATATTGATAATTATGCGATGTACGGAGAGGTGCGTTCTGCTTCTATTCATTTTGATAATGAGAAATATGAAGGCGTAGCGGCTGAATGTGTTATTCAACAAAAACCGTTGGAACCTAATACCGATGATGTTGAACCGGGCGGAGATGTTATGTTCAAACCTACCGGTGGAACTGCCAGTCAGTATCAACCGGGACAAGAAATAGAAAAATGTTGGGATGGACTTGGTGGAAATAATTTTTATCATAGTCCTTGGGCTGCGGGAGCCACGAAATTCCCTGTCATTCTTGAGTTTGATTTTGACGGAACACATACATTGGATTATTTTGTTTATACTCCGCGAAGTACCGGAGGAGGTCATTGGGGGACATTTGACCTGTATTATGCAACACAAGACACACCTGAATATATTCTTCTGGGTTCATACGATTTCAAGAAGTCAACTTCGCAAACTAAACTTGCTATGGGTAAACCATTAGCAAAGATCACTAAATTAAAGGTTGTAATTAATACCGCAAAAGATGATTATGTGAACTGTGAAGAAATCGAATTTTATGAGATGAAATCAGGCTTGAGTGAACAAGAGAAACAGCTGTTAAGTGTATTTACAGATCTCACTTGTAGCGAAGTGCGTCCGGAGGCAACTATGCAACAAATTCAAGCATTGCCCGGCTATTTTATCAATATAGCTATGCAACTGAAAAACGGCACTTATGATACTTGGGAAAAGAAATTCCGAATTCAGGAATACAAACCTTATAGTACTCCTAATAATTGGGCTGATAAACTGTATATGAAATCATACACTGATTTGGATAATCCTACTGGTATCTATGTAAATTCAGGTGATGAATTAATAGTCATGGTAGGAGAAACTTATGGGAATACTATTAGTTTACAAGCGATTCGATCCTCCAATTTGAGTGGAGACAAATACATGTTGAATGAAGGTATCAACAAACTCCAAATGAAGGGTGATGGTATGTTGTTTGTTATGTATAACACCGAACTAACTTCGGAGAATGCGAAACCTGTAAAGATTCATATACCATTGACTTCCGGTACAGTTAGCGGTTATTTTGATTTGGAAAGGGATAAGACCGATGCAGTTTACACAGAACTTCTTCAAAAGGCGACCTATGAATATTTTCTTATTAAAGGAAATGAAATGTTACTGAATTTTCATCGTACCAAGTTACTTCAGTGGCAGCCGAATTCTATAGTTGAGTATATCACTATGTTTGATCATTTTGTGAACTGGCAATACGAACTATTAGGCTTGGAGGATATTCGTCCTGCATTGTTCAATAATCATGTGAATGGTTCTTCGATCAATGATGATAGTTATATGTGGGCCGGTAACGGACAAATAGGTTTCGGGATTAATGCATTGGACGAATTTATGCCTACTGAAAAGTTATATACCGAACGACGCTGCTGGGGCCCTGCCCATGAAATCGGTCACCTTCACCAGGGAGCTATTGCCTGGACCGGTTGTTTTGAGTCATCCAATAACCTCTTTTCAAATTATGTACTTTATAAGATAGGGAGAGAATGTTCAAACGGAGCTCCGTTGAGCGTATTGGCAGACAGGAAACTGAATAACCGTCCTTTCTGTAATTTCCTTGGCGATCCCAAGAAGGAAGATACGGAAATTCATATGCGTATATACTGGCAATTATGGCTTTATTTCCACCGATGTGGTATCAAATCCGATTTCTACCCGGAATTATTCAAGAAATTGCGTAATAATAGAAACTTGAATAATATCCCTGTAGGAGAGCGCCAAATGCTATTTGTGAAATATGCCAGTGACATAGCTCAAAAGAATTTGGCAGATTTCTTTGATATGTGGGGATTTATGACTCCGGTAGATGAAACTATCGAACAATATGGGTCAAATCGCTATACTGTCACCAATGCAATGATTGCAGAAACTAGAGAATACACTTCCAAATATCCGAATCCTCAACCTTTCTACTATATTGAAGATCGGAAAGACGGAGATGCAGGTTTGGAAAGTCTGGGACTGACTGGTAAAATAGGGGATGTAGGTCACTATACTCAGTTTAAAGAGAATCAAAAGATAACCAAGACCCCGACTTATAGTGCCAGTGGACAGCAAGTAACCATAATTAACGGTAATGAAGCGGTAGCTTTTGAAATCTGGAAAGACGGAAAACGAAAATACTTCTCTAACTTCCTGAAGTTCACTTTACCCGACGAACTTCCTGTCAGCCAATGTACTATCAGAGCCGTACAAGCAGACGGTAAACTGATAACTGTTGAACGTTCCAAATAA
- a CDS encoding glycoside hydrolase family 3 N-terminal domain-containing protein, producing the protein MKKLILYTLILLLMSCRSTQEVDTSVYMDAKQPVDKRVEALLAQMTLEEKVGQMDMVTVWDKEAIFKNGYYDFGAWLADLEPEECNQLQKLSEQTRLKIPYLIGMDAAHGYAMLTGRTIFPTSISMAATFNRELIYRTTSKAGEEIRSSGIHWAFAPCIDIVQDARWGRTGETYGEDPFLTSELVKEAIRGYQGNENPFKKVAVSVKHLVGGGASVGGCNHASAELSERALRSYFLPPFKAAIEAGCMTIMPGHNDIAGVPVHASKWLLTDIIKQEYGFKGFFISDMGDVENLATSLHQIAENQKEAVCKSVNAGLDMHMYSADSARFVSPLVELVREKKVSSRRIDDAVRRILKIKFELGLFEKRYVSPEEDSYGSKENKALALEAAREAIVLLKNDRQILPLDRTKYKKILVTGPNADNQSILGDWSIFQPDDHVTTILEGIQAAASPEQSILYSNSGRIKAKKSDLSVNTTDPAIQKKLITEGGGISDYSIDDAVRKARQSDLAIVAIGGYGIRSEWGLRTYGESADRPSIDFYGRQLELVQAIHATGTPVVIVIVNGKPLNNEWITKNIPTIVDVWEPGMYGGQALAEILFGEVNPSGKLPITIPKHAGQIPMYYYQRPSRYWTGYGLGSSREDEKPAFCFGHGLSYTSYEYSGLKIDSVIPQTQDIEFTFTVKNTGNMAGKETALVFIRDCVSSVVTPVACLKGFEKVSLNPGESKDIRIVIPYSDLGLWNEDMKYVVESGKFNLMIGRSVEDIRIKKDFFIK; encoded by the coding sequence ATGAAGAAATTGATTTTATATACTTTAATTTTGCTTCTTATGTCTTGTCGGTCTACACAAGAGGTAGACACTTCCGTTTATATGGATGCCAAACAACCTGTAGACAAAAGAGTGGAAGCATTGCTTGCGCAGATGACATTGGAGGAAAAGGTTGGGCAAATGGATATGGTTACCGTATGGGATAAAGAGGCCATATTTAAGAATGGATATTATGATTTCGGTGCATGGCTGGCGGATTTGGAGCCTGAAGAATGCAATCAACTACAAAAACTGTCCGAACAAACCCGTCTGAAGATTCCTTATCTTATAGGCATGGACGCGGCACATGGATATGCAATGCTTACGGGCAGAACGATTTTCCCGACTTCCATAAGCATGGCCGCTACTTTCAACCGGGAATTAATTTATCGCACGACTTCGAAGGCCGGTGAAGAAATCCGTTCCTCCGGTATACATTGGGCATTTGCTCCTTGTATAGATATCGTTCAGGATGCCCGTTGGGGAAGGACCGGTGAAACCTATGGCGAAGATCCTTTCCTGACAAGCGAATTGGTTAAAGAGGCTATACGGGGGTACCAGGGCAATGAAAATCCTTTTAAGAAAGTGGCTGTTTCAGTCAAACATCTGGTGGGGGGAGGTGCATCTGTCGGAGGATGTAATCATGCTAGCGCCGAACTGTCTGAACGGGCACTCCGTTCGTATTTTCTGCCTCCCTTCAAGGCAGCCATAGAGGCCGGATGTATGACTATTATGCCCGGACATAATGATATTGCAGGAGTGCCGGTGCATGCGTCCAAGTGGTTGTTGACTGATATAATCAAGCAGGAGTATGGCTTTAAAGGCTTTTTTATCAGTGATATGGGAGATGTGGAGAATTTGGCTACTTCTTTGCATCAGATAGCTGAAAATCAGAAAGAGGCTGTTTGCAAGTCGGTCAATGCCGGTTTGGATATGCATATGTATTCTGCTGATTCGGCACGCTTTGTAAGTCCGCTCGTAGAGTTAGTCAGGGAAAAGAAAGTATCTTCCCGGCGTATTGATGATGCTGTTAGAAGAATCTTGAAGATTAAATTCGAGCTGGGATTGTTTGAGAAGCGTTATGTATCTCCTGAAGAAGATAGTTATGGTAGCAAAGAGAACAAAGCATTAGCTTTGGAAGCTGCTAGAGAAGCCATTGTCTTGCTTAAAAATGACCGGCAAATCCTGCCTCTTGACAGGACTAAATACAAGAAGATTTTAGTTACCGGACCGAATGCTGACAATCAAAGTATTTTGGGTGACTGGTCTATCTTTCAACCGGATGACCACGTAACTACTATTCTGGAGGGTATTCAGGCGGCAGCCTCTCCCGAGCAGTCGATCTTATACAGCAATAGCGGACGGATTAAGGCAAAGAAATCTGATCTGTCGGTAAATACTACCGATCCTGCTATTCAGAAGAAGCTGATAACCGAAGGCGGCGGCATCTCTGATTACAGTATTGATGATGCTGTCCGAAAGGCCCGGCAGTCCGATTTGGCAATTGTTGCAATTGGAGGATATGGAATACGTTCGGAATGGGGATTAAGAACTTATGGAGAATCGGCGGACCGTCCTTCAATAGATTTCTACGGACGACAGTTGGAGCTGGTCCAAGCAATACATGCCACTGGTACTCCCGTAGTTATCGTCATTGTAAATGGCAAACCTCTAAATAACGAATGGATAACCAAAAACATCCCAACCATAGTAGATGTGTGGGAACCGGGAATGTATGGTGGACAAGCTTTAGCTGAAATATTATTTGGAGAAGTGAATCCTTCGGGCAAATTGCCAATTACCATTCCCAAACATGCCGGTCAAATCCCAATGTATTATTATCAAAGACCTTCCAGATATTGGACGGGTTATGGTTTGGGTTCTTCCAGAGAAGATGAAAAACCTGCATTTTGTTTCGGTCATGGATTAAGCTATACGAGTTATGAATATTCAGGATTGAAAATCGACAGTGTCATTCCTCAAACTCAGGATATTGAATTTACATTTACTGTTAAGAATACGGGAAATATGGCAGGAAAAGAAACCGCTTTAGTATTTATACGTGATTGTGTTTCTAGTGTTGTAACGCCTGTTGCCTGCCTAAAAGGTTTTGAGAAAGTGAGTCTGAATCCGGGAGAATCTAAGGATATTCGGATAGTCATTCCTTATTCCGATTTGGGACTTTGGAATGAAGATATGAAATATGTTGTCGAATCCGGGAAGTTCAACCTGATGATAGGTCGTTCGGTGGAGGATATACGGATCAAAAAAGACTTTTTTATAAAATAA
- a CDS encoding family 43 glycosylhydrolase: MRNKILFFILLTFCLGLSAQHRMVNTAVTEQTGKKVSKLLKTNHRMLNPISPPGVYIADPEARQMPDGRVYVYGSRDEPTNVWCSHTYDVLSTSDLINWDVEQFSFATKGIGKQVDYTDQLLYAPDCIYHNGKYYLYYCLTNEKEDEGVAVSSSPYGPFKEGKAIAGIHGIDPSVFIDDDGQAYLFWGQANAKGAKLSKDMLSIEGEVHEKLLTYKEHAFNEGSSVRKRNGIYYYVYAGHQRHGESNCATLNYATATSPLGPYTYRGVIIDNWGSDRNLVNNHGSIAEIDGQWYIFYHRPTHASSSMRKVCMEPIVFNPDGTINEVEMTTQGCGGPINPLLRMDAARACLLSGHTTVVVRRPAHSNPVEYLSAIRNGDCAYWKYFDFTGMEVNSFICKTWGKNAAGTIEIRLDKPDGELIGTCELQPMNGDVAYSVHRTKVKPVTGVHALVLVFKNNDPSMTGQDFMNLEWFMFENHDR; this comes from the coding sequence ATGAGAAATAAGATACTGTTTTTTATACTCTTAACCTTTTGTTTGGGATTGTCGGCACAGCATCGCATGGTAAATACGGCTGTGACCGAACAAACAGGAAAGAAGGTTTCCAAATTACTTAAGACTAATCATCGAATGCTTAATCCTATTTCTCCTCCGGGCGTGTATATTGCCGATCCGGAGGCCAGGCAGATGCCTGATGGGCGTGTCTATGTATATGGTTCGCGTGATGAGCCGACAAATGTCTGGTGTTCGCATACCTATGATGTGTTATCGACTTCTGATTTGATAAATTGGGATGTGGAACAGTTTTCTTTCGCTACAAAAGGTATAGGGAAGCAAGTCGACTATACCGACCAGTTGCTTTATGCTCCGGACTGTATCTATCACAACGGCAAATACTATTTATACTATTGCCTGACGAATGAAAAGGAAGATGAAGGTGTTGCCGTATCTTCTTCTCCTTATGGACCTTTTAAAGAGGGAAAAGCCATAGCCGGAATTCATGGAATTGATCCTTCGGTCTTTATAGATGATGACGGGCAAGCTTATTTATTCTGGGGACAAGCCAATGCCAAAGGAGCTAAACTGAGTAAGGATATGTTATCTATCGAAGGTGAAGTACATGAGAAACTGCTGACTTATAAAGAACATGCATTCAATGAAGGCAGTTCGGTCCGTAAACGGAATGGCATCTACTATTATGTATATGCCGGGCACCAGCGTCACGGTGAATCTAATTGTGCTACCCTGAACTATGCTACGGCTACTTCTCCATTAGGTCCTTATACATATCGGGGAGTAATTATAGACAATTGGGGGAGTGACCGGAATTTAGTGAACAATCACGGTTCTATTGCTGAAATAGATGGGCAGTGGTATATCTTTTATCATCGGCCTACCCATGCTAGTTCATCTATGCGTAAGGTTTGTATGGAACCCATTGTATTTAATCCGGACGGAACTATCAATGAAGTAGAAATGACCACTCAAGGTTGTGGGGGGCCTATTAATCCTTTATTGCGTATGGATGCGGCGAGGGCTTGTCTTTTGTCGGGGCATACCACGGTAGTTGTTCGGCGTCCGGCACATAGCAATCCGGTAGAATATTTGTCGGCTATACGGAATGGAGATTGTGCTTACTGGAAATATTTCGATTTTACAGGAATGGAGGTGAATTCTTTCATTTGCAAAACATGGGGAAAGAATGCTGCCGGTACTATTGAAATCCGTTTGGATAAACCGGATGGAGAACTGATTGGTACTTGTGAGCTGCAACCGATGAATGGGGATGTTGCCTATTCCGTTCACCGGACAAAAGTGAAACCGGTGACCGGTGTTCATGCATTGGTGCTGGTGTTCAAGAACAATGATCCGTCTATGACCGGGCAGGATTTTATGAATCTGGAGTGGTTTATGTTTGAAAATCATGACCGCTAA
- a CDS encoding alpha-L-fucosidase, which yields MQSQTTVLNPQTDKKLLKQFQDAKLGLFIHWMACHSPGTGDSWAIGNGTPKSVADSITMKWNPQNFNPKEIVNVAVQAGCKYMVVISKHHDGFCIWPSEYSIFDIDRIPFKRDILKELGEECRKQGLLYGIYYSIADIDYCGWNSMAQVGREIKEPKYGREDFIRFVHNQTKELIDRYQPDILWFDGFWLDPLWTAKEGNDLYQYIKKLKSNTLSTRLAITRGEDGHETFWTDGSSGDYFSIEAKTTDAPPFPWEACTSVTYPVYAYEPDAKMLTADELIGMFSKTLCGNGNLLVNIGPKPTGEMPEEQVERLYELTKWINRNREAVYDTHGGPFKQTDEIGSTYKDEYIYLHLRKPVSTLRINSLEGYQITKAFDLSTGKRIKIQRKNNEVILSLPAWEKGRQIPVIALKLDREYRFVKWLPFVLLK from the coding sequence GTGCAAAGTCAGACAACGGTACTTAATCCTCAAACGGACAAGAAACTTCTAAAACAGTTTCAAGATGCCAAACTGGGTTTGTTCATTCATTGGATGGCTTGTCATTCACCTGGTACAGGAGATTCCTGGGCTATTGGTAATGGTACTCCTAAAAGTGTGGCAGACTCTATTACCATGAAATGGAATCCTCAGAATTTCAATCCTAAAGAGATTGTAAATGTAGCTGTTCAGGCCGGATGCAAATATATGGTAGTCATTTCAAAACACCATGACGGGTTTTGCATTTGGCCGAGCGAATATTCTATCTTTGATATAGACCGCATACCTTTCAAGCGAGATATTTTGAAGGAATTGGGTGAAGAATGTCGGAAACAGGGATTGCTTTATGGCATTTACTATTCAATAGCAGACATTGATTATTGCGGTTGGAACTCTATGGCACAAGTTGGAAGAGAAATAAAAGAACCGAAATATGGGCGGGAAGATTTTATCAGGTTTGTGCATAACCAGACAAAAGAACTGATAGACCGTTACCAGCCGGATATCTTGTGGTTTGACGGCTTTTGGCTGGATCCTCTTTGGACTGCAAAAGAAGGAAATGATTTATATCAGTATATCAAGAAACTAAAAAGTAATACGTTATCTACTCGTCTGGCTATTACCAGAGGAGAGGACGGGCATGAAACTTTCTGGACAGACGGCTCATCGGGCGACTACTTCTCAATAGAAGCCAAAACAACAGATGCTCCCCCGTTTCCATGGGAAGCATGTACCAGCGTCACTTATCCGGTATATGCTTACGAACCTGATGCTAAGATGCTGACAGCAGACGAACTGATCGGAATGTTTAGTAAAACACTTTGCGGTAACGGTAATCTATTAGTGAATATCGGACCTAAACCTACCGGAGAGATGCCCGAAGAACAAGTGGAACGGTTATATGAATTGACGAAATGGATCAACCGGAATAGAGAAGCTGTGTATGATACACATGGAGGCCCTTTCAAGCAAACTGATGAAATAGGAAGTACCTATAAAGATGAGTATATATACTTGCATTTACGGAAACCGGTTTCTACCCTTCGGATAAATTCTTTGGAAGGCTATCAGATAACCAAAGCTTTTGATTTGTCAACAGGTAAAAGGATTAAGATTCAACGAAAGAATAATGAGGTCATCTTATCTTTGCCGGCTTGGGAGAAAGGACGACAAATACCTGTCATTGCCTTAAAGCTCGATAGAGAATATCGTTTTGTAAAATGGTTGCCGTTTGTATTGCTGAAGTAA
- a CDS encoding Crp/Fnr family transcriptional regulator translates to MTNVIEMMTSLYPVSDDTIQLLKDNVTLCHFPKKYQLIKANQYSRSAYFIEKGMTRSYWLVNGEEITTSFSCEGGIVFSMDELYYNKMSEEFVETLEDVVAYKITLSDLIRLFQTNIELANWGRIIHQNEYRRLHRSHKDRLTLSAKERYEEFMQQFPQICQRVQLGYIASYLGITLPTLSRLRSRK, encoded by the coding sequence ATGACGAATGTAATAGAAATGATGACCTCTCTGTATCCGGTTTCTGATGATACAATACAACTATTGAAGGATAATGTGACACTTTGCCATTTCCCTAAAAAATATCAATTGATAAAGGCTAATCAATATAGCAGATCAGCTTATTTCATCGAAAAAGGAATGACCCGCTCTTATTGGCTGGTCAACGGAGAGGAAATCACTACCTCCTTCTCGTGTGAAGGAGGGATTGTTTTCAGCATGGATGAATTATATTATAATAAAATGAGTGAGGAATTTGTGGAAACGCTTGAAGACGTGGTTGCCTATAAAATAACACTATCTGATTTGATCCGGCTTTTTCAGACCAATATCGAACTGGCTAATTGGGGAAGGATCATTCATCAGAATGAATACCGACGCTTACACCGTTCACACAAAGATCGCCTGACTTTGTCGGCCAAAGAGCGATATGAGGAATTTATGCAGCAGTTTCCTCAGATATGCCAGCGGGTACAATTAGGATATATTGCCTCTTATCTTGGAATAACCCTTCCGACACTTAGCCGCCTTAGAAGCCGGAAATAA
- a CDS encoding acyltransferase family protein, whose amino-acid sequence MQNISSSAAFADSKPHYELLDGLRGIAALLVIWYHIFEGFATSPIDQRFNHGYLAVDFFFILSGFVVGYAYDDRWKTTMNTKDFFKRRLIRLHPMVILGAVLGAITFCIQGCEKWDGTQVSISMVMLALLLNLFLIPTVPGSGSEVRGNGEMYPLNGPSWSLFFEYIGNILYALFIRRFSTKQLTVLVILAAIGLASFAVCNLSGYGHLGVGWSLLDYNLLGGFLRLLFAFSAGLLMSRIFKPVKIRGAFWICSIAIAVLLSIPHIGGMEASWMNGIYDSVCTIILFPILVYLGASGKTTDKGTSVICKFLGDISYPLYIVHYPFMYLYYAWLWSGEKLTFSDTWPVALVVFFGNILLAYLCLKLYDEPVRKWLTKKFLAKKQA is encoded by the coding sequence ATGCAAAACATCTCTTCTTCTGCTGCATTTGCAGATAGTAAACCCCATTATGAACTCCTTGACGGCTTGAGAGGAATCGCTGCTCTTTTGGTTATATGGTATCATATATTTGAAGGCTTTGCCACAAGTCCCATAGACCAGCGGTTCAATCACGGCTATTTGGCCGTCGATTTCTTTTTTATCCTGTCGGGATTCGTTGTTGGTTACGCTTATGACGACCGTTGGAAAACAACGATGAACACAAAAGACTTTTTCAAACGCAGGTTAATCCGTTTACATCCAATGGTTATCCTGGGAGCTGTTTTAGGTGCTATTACGTTTTGTATACAAGGTTGTGAGAAGTGGGACGGTACGCAGGTCAGCATATCTATGGTGATGCTTGCATTGCTTCTCAATCTTTTCTTGATTCCGACTGTACCCGGTTCGGGTTCCGAAGTTCGTGGAAATGGAGAAATGTATCCTTTGAACGGTCCGAGTTGGTCTTTGTTTTTCGAGTATATAGGGAATATTCTGTATGCCCTGTTTATCCGCCGGTTCTCGACCAAACAGCTGACCGTGCTTGTCATTCTGGCGGCGATCGGACTGGCTTCATTTGCTGTATGCAATCTTTCCGGTTATGGGCATTTAGGTGTAGGTTGGTCATTGCTGGATTATAATCTGCTCGGAGGATTTCTGCGTTTGCTGTTTGCTTTTTCCGCAGGGTTGTTGATGTCGCGTATTTTTAAACCGGTCAAGATTAGAGGAGCTTTCTGGATATGTAGTATTGCGATTGCTGTTCTACTGTCTATACCACATATCGGTGGTATGGAAGCTTCGTGGATGAATGGTATTTATGACTCTGTATGTACCATTATTCTTTTCCCGATCCTTGTTTACCTGGGTGCCTCCGGAAAAACGACAGATAAAGGGACTTCCGTAATTTGCAAATTCCTGGGAGATATATCCTATCCCTTGTACATCGTTCATTATCCTTTTATGTATTTGTATTATGCCTGGTTGTGGAGTGGGGAAAAACTCACTTTCTCCGATACATGGCCGGTGGCTTTGGTAGTATTCTTCGGAAATATCCTGTTGGCATACCTCTGTCTGAAGTTGTATGATGAACCTGTAAGAAAGTGGCTGACTAAGAAGTTTCTGGCTAAGAAACAGGCCTGA
- a CDS encoding DUF4419 domain-containing protein translates to MKKILFCVLIMLCSISAFAQKRITFKIEKLSTPENFLYLQSYDDIYKRLIMSETEVFSKEVEKQEKNPPFNIIAKSEAPDSLVSYRYHSFFQGMYQAYADHRPFVLSPDMIWLLISQGFARHINANQEAMRDYIVDFSGKQSLIVKTDKQLEDPTLSWSEIFPQFTEQIKKQVGNSLVETLTCNFSTTTPLEKIASEITIMESVKPYFEFIVIRIVCGIPEITLEGTPEDWEKVLSKAKSLKGYKLEWWISELEPLLEEFVKASKGEINKGFWRNMFKYHSQEKYGAPNMIDGWIVKFFPYDKKGQRNNLKQLEGTDSLPDEIVKVDLKYQEVYNNTVTETPLELWAGFVGLEQNKRNFALRPQISWMIRKKDLTNNKVKNKLMADAQGTGFGRGISIRVKEFPSVLLELTEIKKLEIRFINQIDIPDEISKIKIEHLELFGKISKEGIERIKRLLPDSDIKINGSRI, encoded by the coding sequence ATGAAAAAAATACTATTTTGCGTATTAATAATGCTCTGCAGTATTTCCGCATTTGCTCAAAAAAGAATTACTTTCAAAATAGAAAAGCTTTCAACTCCCGAAAACTTCCTTTATTTGCAATCTTACGACGATATCTACAAAAGACTTATCATGTCCGAAACCGAAGTTTTTTCAAAAGAAGTTGAAAAGCAGGAAAAGAATCCGCCGTTCAATATCATCGCAAAAAGCGAAGCTCCCGACAGCCTGGTATCTTATCGCTACCATTCTTTCTTTCAAGGTATGTATCAGGCTTATGCGGACCACAGACCGTTTGTGTTATCTCCGGACATGATCTGGTTGTTAATCAGCCAAGGCTTTGCACGACATATCAACGCTAATCAAGAAGCAATGCGAGATTATATCGTCGATTTCTCCGGAAAACAATCGTTGATTGTTAAGACAGATAAACAGTTGGAAGATCCTACTCTTTCATGGAGTGAGATCTTCCCTCAATTTACAGAACAAATAAAAAAACAAGTAGGAAATAGCCTGGTTGAAACACTGACTTGCAACTTCTCAACAACAACACCTTTAGAGAAAATTGCCTCTGAAATAACAATCATGGAATCCGTGAAGCCTTATTTTGAGTTTATTGTTATACGCATTGTTTGCGGAATCCCGGAAATAACCCTCGAAGGTACACCTGAAGATTGGGAGAAGGTGCTAAGTAAGGCTAAAAGTTTGAAAGGATATAAGCTCGAATGGTGGATCTCCGAGCTGGAACCTCTTTTGGAGGAATTTGTAAAAGCATCCAAAGGCGAAATTAACAAAGGCTTTTGGCGCAATATGTTTAAATATCATTCGCAAGAGAAGTATGGCGCTCCTAATATGATCGACGGCTGGATAGTGAAATTCTTTCCTTATGACAAAAAAGGACAAAGGAACAATCTAAAACAACTGGAAGGCACAGACAGTCTGCCTGATGAAATAGTAAAAGTAGATTTAAAATATCAGGAAGTATATAACAATACAGTTACAGAAACTCCGTTGGAACTTTGGGCAGGCTTCGTCGGGCTTGAACAGAATAAAAGAAACTTCGCTCTACGACCACAAATCAGTTGGATGATCAGAAAGAAAGACCTCACTAACAACAAAGTGAAAAACAAATTAATGGCAGATGCACAAGGTACAGGTTTCGGTCGTGGCATTTCTATTAGAGTGAAAGAATTTCCTTCTGTTTTGTTAGAACTCACTGAAATAAAGAAATTGGAAATAAGATTCATTAATCAGATTGATATACCGGATGAAATATCAAAGATAAAAATTGAACATTTAGAGTTATTCGGGAAAATAAGCAAAGAAGGAATTGAACGTATCAAAAGACTATTGCCTGATAGTGATATTAAAATAAATGGTTCACGAATATAA